A region of the Cygnus olor isolate bCygOlo1 chromosome 30, bCygOlo1.pri.v2, whole genome shotgun sequence genome:
TGGAGTtaaggagagggggaaggaacTGACCGTGAGCCGGCCGCGTGTCCCGGTGGCCAACGGCACCGTGGCTCGCGTCAGGGACAGCGCGGccaccaggagcagggaggtgatcgcccccctgtactcagctccggtgaggccgcacctcgagtgctgggttcagttttgggcccctcactaccagaaggacatcgaggcgctggagcgtgtccagagaagggctacgtggctggggaagggcctggagcacaaaagggaggtgtggggagctgggggtcggcctcttctcgcaggtaaccAGGGACAGGACCAGAGGGAACGGTCCCAAGTTGTGCcgggggaggttcaggttggaaacgaggagacatttccgctcagaaagagtggtcaggcgttgggacgggttgcccagggaggtggtggagtcgcCGTCCCTGAGGGTGGTCAAGGGAAGGTTGGGCGCGGTGCTTGGGGACACGGTTCGGTGGGTGACAGcggtggtagggggacggttggcCCTTGGAGGGCTtctccaaccttaataattccACGAGGTGGCTGTGACGGGGGTGACAACGCCCCCATTCCCCGGTTGAACCTCCCCGCCTGCTAACGGCACAGAACCAGGCAGccaccctcacccccccccccctattTAACGGGAACGCGCCCCCGGAGGGAGGCCACCGAGACGCCCCGCGGGAAGGATACAGTCCCCGAGCGTGACGTGGTCCTTGAAGATGGTGTACCTGTTGGGAACGCGACAGTGAGGCGCGGGCCGGTCGTCACGGCCCCGTCCCGAAGCGCCCCGGGGACGCGGCGGGtgccccacgccccccccccccccccacggccgCTCACCACTTCTTGAGCACGATCTTGTCCCAGCGGGTCCCCGTCTGCGCCGCGATGAGCTTCTTCAGGTCGCGGATGGAGTCCTCGGTGCTGGCGGCCCCGttaaggaaagcagaagcaggaggagcCCCCCCGGTGCCCTCCGGtgtccccccagcaccctccagtgtccccccagcaccctcctggtGCTCCTTGGTGCCCTCCCGGTCCCCAGTACCCTCTCGGTGCCCCCCCAGAGCCCTCCTGGTGCTTTCCTGGTCCCCTCCCAGTGTCCCCCAGTCCCCCCCCAGTGCTCTCCCAGTCCTCCGGTGCCCCCCAGTCCTCCCCAGTGCTCTCCCGGTCCCCCCTGGTCCTCCCTCTGGTGCCCTCACAGTCCCCTCCCAGTCCCCCAGTGCCCTCCCAGTAGTCTCCTGGTCCCCTGGCACCCCCCTGGTCTCTTCCCCGGTGTTCTCCCGGTCCCCTGGTGCCCGCTGGTgtccccccccggtgcccccccggtcccccggtgcccccccggtcccggtccctgGGGATACTTGCATTTCACCCGCACCTTCTTGCCCAAGCGGTCGTTGCAAACGACTTCGATCATGGTtgctgggggaagagaggggtCACCGGGGGGTGCTCGGGGGAACGGCGGcgaaaggggggggggggggggggctacCGGAGGGGGAGTACCGGGGGGAGGGGTTACCGGGGCTGAGGGTTACCGGGGGTGGGGTTTatggggggggttgggggttACCGGTGGCGGGGGGTACTGGGAACAGGGGTTACCGGGAACGGGGGTTATCGGAGGGGGGCTTACCGGGGGAGTAAGTTACCGGAGGCGGGGTTTACCGGGAACGGGGGTTACCGAGAAGCGGGAGGATTGCTAAGAGTGACGGGAGAGACCCCGGGAGGGTTTATCGGGTTTATCGGGGCTAACGGGGGacacacggggggggggggggggtcccagcaccCACCGCTGCCGTTCCCTGCGCAGCTCCGCCGCCGCTTCCGCCGCACCGGAAGCGGAAGTGCGCGGGGCCGGAAGCGCCGCGGCGCCCCCTAATGGCGGCGCGCAAAATGGCGGCCAAGATGGCGCCCAAGATGGCGGCGGAGGTCCCCGACTCGGTGCTGCTGCGGGTCCTGGCGCTGTTGCCGCTGCGGGATCGGCTCCGTGCGGCCAGGTGGGGCCGGCACCGGCGACCAGGCCTCTCCCGCGGCCTCCTGCGGAGTCCTGGCCGCTTCCTTCGGTCTCCAAGCCCCGACTGCCTCCTTCCCCGAGGGTCCCCGGTCCCCCGGCCGCCTCCTCCCCGGTCCCCCGGGGGCTCGGCCGCCTCCTCCCCGGTACTCCGGCCTCCTCCGTgactcctttctcttttccctgcagGGTCTGCCGGCGTTGGAGGCAGCTGGTGCAGGACCGGGTGCTGTGGGCAGACGTGGACCTAAGCCCGCACAAGGTGGGCTTCTTCCCCGGCTGGGGTCCGCACCCCTCCGGCCCCCTTGTGTGATCgcccccctttttttatttttaatttttctccccCCAGCTCAGCTCCAAGATCCTGTGGCAGCTGGTGCGGCACCGCCTGGGCGACAGCCTGAGGACGCTGCGGGTTCGGGGCGCGCTGCTTGCCGGCGGCAGGGAGCGGCTGCTGACCCCTGCGCTGCTGGCCGCCCTGGCAAAACGCTGCCCGCGGCTCACAAGGCTCTGCCTGGCCGAAGCCGACCTGCGCCCGCTGCCCTACGAGAGCTTCCCCGATTCCATCACGGTCCTGGAACTGAGCTGCTGCGAAATCCCTGCTGCCTGGTTCTGCGGCTCTGAAGCCCAAGCCCTGCCCCGGCTGCAGCACCTTGTGGTCCACAAAGTCCCTGCGTTTTCCAACCAGCACCTGCTGAACATCTCTTCCCGCAACCGCCTGAAGACGCTGACCCTGTCGGGGACCTACCGCGTAACAGACGCGGGGATTCAGAGCGCAGCTCCGcacctggaggagctgcagcgcCTGGTGCTGCGTCACTGCGTCGTTACCGACTCGGCCCTGCACTTCATCGGGCGCCACATGAAACATCTCCGGTTCCTGGAGATCAGCAGCGCTTACTCCCTGACAAACATGGGCCTGGCTTGTTTAGCAGCCCTGAAGTGCCTGGAGATGCTGCACCTTGACCACTGCGATAAGTTTTCCCCAGACGCCATTGCCGCTTTGTGCCGAGCGCTTCCCCAGCTGAGGAACCTGAAGCTGGACGGGGCTGACTTTGGAGATGAGGCAATGGGTAAAATTCAGGCGAGCTTGCCCAACTGTAGCTTCTCACACACTCTTTGAACAGCCCAAAGCGGGAGGGCGTTCACCACTCATTGCTGAGCTTCCAATTCCACTTTTTTGGGGTAAAACCTTATTACCTGGGAGCTGCTGTTCACATTTTGGGGAACAGAATTATTTAGGGGCTGAAACAGTGAGCCAAGCTGGTCTGGCTGAGGCTAGAGGGTGTGTGCGTGGCCAGTTTACAAGCTAAAGCTCTGTTtgctcctcttccccctgctgctgagcatcAGGCAGCAGCTTAACCCATGCCGAATTGCAGGAGTGAAGCGAGGCGGCCTCCTGCCGCAGAGCCCAAAGCCCAGACGTCCAGTTAATGCCTAACCCGGTTGCCTCACCGCCCCGCATGTAGGCTGCAAGCTGTGctgaggaagaaatatttcagccaCACGTGCCAGGGCTGTGTTCTTGGAAGAGCTGGGGTGATCTGCCCAGACAGCGTTGTTGTCACAGGCCAGGCTATCATCACACTGGTGCCTTCCCCCAGGACTGGTGTTTGAAGCTGTTCTCCAGGAAGTTTTGGTCCTGAGGCTTCCTAAATAGTGCTAAGAACAACATGTGGCCACAGGTGGACTGGCGTGGGCTTGCAGGCATCGTCGAGGCTGCCATCGCCTCTCTTGGCTGTCCTGGGAGCAGCCACGTTGCCCTGTCACTTTTTATTGTCCCCGATCTCCTCCCACCTGCAGTGTTGTAACCCCAGGTAATGGACGTTGTGGCTGTAGCGCTGTGACATTGCTATTCTTGGATCCCGGAGTCAGCCAAGGGCATTTTTAAATCAAgtattgtatttattaaataaataaaaaatattttgacttatgtctcctccctgctgcaaggTTTTAACtgaactaaataaaataaagaagtcagGCAGCTTCTGACACCAAGCAGTGCACTCGGGTATTAACAAAGCTGCGGTGAGACAAGGTGCCTCGGGGACACCCAGGGATTTGTCTCCCACTTTAGCCACCCTTCCAGTCCTagggaatattttcctttatggtAGGGACAACGCATGGAGATAGCTCGAGCAAATGTCCAGGCCCAGGAACCTCTAAGAGATTCTCTTGGATGTTCACATCCCCTCTGATACGAACCGGTTTCCTGCAGAACACAAGTAcctcaatttttttccccactgggAGCCAGGAGAGACAATAGAGAGATTTCCTAGGAAATGCAGTGGGAGGAAGGATTAACGGCTCAGCTGAGCCTCTCTCCTACCAGGTGCTGCTTCGAGACGCGGCTCTTTtcaccccctgcaccccctccCCTCCATTCAGCTGCGGGTTGTGCAACGAGCTGCTAGGTTTTGGCCAGCCCTGGATGGCACTGACCCCTGTGACGAAATCCTCCTTGCTGTGCACCTCGCTAGCAGCCGGTCTTTGTGCCCTGGCCTCATTCTGCTTTCCTGTTCCTATACACAAACAATCTTGCTGTAGCTTTGGGGCAAATAAACAGTGGTAAatgccccagctctgctttggaaagcatCCCAAGGCTGCCAGCTTAATAACCGCTGCTACGTGTTTATCGCAGGCCCAGAGATTTACGCTGGAGTAATTAGCGTTATTAAAACTTCAGCACTATCTGTCCCAGCACTCTCTGGGCTCAGAGAGCGAAGGTAAaacagcaaaagggaaaattaaaaccagCCAAATTTGTCAGTCAGTCAACGTGCAGCCTGATGCCGGGAGAACCTAAATGTTCTCCCGATGTTTGCAGTGGGATGTTTGCGAGCCTGATGGCACAGCGCACCAAACAACGTAATTTAATATCTGATGGTCCCAACTTGCCCGTTTTCCATCATCTCTGCAGAATGCATAATTTCTGAACGTGGAATAGCACAGAACAGCAATTGCAAGTCCACACGCCTCAGAGCAGCCTTCCCGCTGCATTAAGTTTTGGCTGCTGGCTATCGCCTGAGGGGAACTGTGAATATTGGGTGACCAGAGGCAAAAAGTAGGAGTAAAGGACTGGACGGGCCCTCTGAAGTCATCCATCGatgccccagcagcacagcattgCCCCTCCTCATCCATCACCTGAAGCATTTTCTCCCCACAAGCTTTGGGGAGCTCTTCCAGGGCCTCATTTCTTCTCAGTCCCAAGCTCGGAGGGGTCTGGTCTCCACGTCATCTTTGGCCATCACGTAACTCCTTTAGCTTGCATGGTTCTTCCCCCAAGCCCACCTCACTGTGTGCACACCCCAGAATCAACCCCCTACGCTTCTTAAATGAGGGCCGAAAGACTTGCAGAAAGCCAGCTACAACCCCAGCAAAGCCAGCGTATGGAACAGGAGACGGGGTTGTGTCGGGGCTCAGGGGAGTGAAGGCCACAgcccccaaaacaaaaagaattcaCCAGAGAGAGGCCCTGAACTCTGGGTTATCGATGAATTCAGGGAGCAGCGCTTCATCAGAAGGCTGACGTTCCCAAGCAGCTCCTTCCCAAACCGGAGTCTGTTTTCCAGACCTGCTCTGGAAGCGGCGCGTTCGTTCCCTTCCACTCGAGGGAACCGCCACAGGAAGCCGACAATTTGCCCTTTTCACTCCACAGGGATGTTCAACCCAAACGGGCGCCCAGCTCGGCTGGCCGAGAGCCCCCAGACAGGCGGGTTATTGGAAGTGGACGCGATCCAAGCTGCTATTTTGAGAGCAGGAGCCAATAAGAGGCAGCTCGAAAACCTGCTGGTTAAATGCTAACCTTTGGACCGAACGTCCCCAGAGGCACTGCGCGTCCTCTCCTCCAAACACTCTGATGACCAAGCTCCTACCTACGTGCTCCTAGGGCCAGCCAAAGCTCGTGGCGATGGACGAGGAACATCTCCACGATGACCTGCACATCTTTAAAGGTAAACCTCAGCCCCGCTAAACCCTTCGATCCGCTGCTTCATGGAGAGAGGCACCGAGCCCCGATCTCCCGGCCTGGTCTTCCCCTGCCAAGGCGCCTGGTttgtgaggaagaggaaggtctggTCTTCAGGGCACCCGTTAGGGACTTTGGCTAATTGGATCTAACGGGCTTGATTGGTTGGTGTGAGGAACCCTGCCCTAAGAAGCTGCTCCCTGAGTTGAGGCTCAGCTGGAGAACGGGCGAGGGGGGCAGTGaggggctgtgggtgctggggaggagccGGGTGCCCACCCAGCAGCACCCGAGAGTGGGTTCATTCAACCTGGAAGGGACCTGGGGCCCCAAAATGGGCTCCCAGCACCCTCACAGACCTCCCAAGGGTGGCTCTGACCCCCCCTccgagccccccagcaccagtAAGGGACAGCAAAGACCCCCCAGAGGGCTGTCACTAGGGAaatccattttgcttttccaccaggcagccaggagggtcTAGAACATGTCATATCCCAAAATACACAGcataaaaacatcatttctgtAGAGGAGGCACTGGTTTGGTTCCGTTTGTGTGATACCTGGCAGAAAATCACCTGCCCTGCCCCATAACACGGGGCAATGCTAGCACAAGGCACCGGCGTGACAGCCGTTGTGCCCATCGCTGTGCCCCAGAGGGGTCGGGACAGGAGCTACCACCCAAATTTTGCCTTCTGTAGCAAAAAGTTAACCATTCCAGGTTATTCATTAACCCTTCTATCAATGGAGCCCGAGGAGCTATGAAACTCAAATTAATCCGGTGGCCAGAGGGGAACCGTTTTTCACATctcttgtgttttattttaaagacagaagcTTCTTCCAGCAGAAGCTGAGGTCCTTTCTCACGATTTACCTTCTGCTGGCGCTCTCCTTCTTGCTGATGATCACCCTGTTTGCGGTGTCGCTCTCCAGAGGTACCAAAGCCCCTCTGAGCGGGTGGATGCTTCATGCTAATTCACGCTAATTAATTAGGCGGGTAGGACCAAGAGATGCATGAggttgtggggctgggggctggcaccATGCTGGGGGCTCGGACCTCCACGGAGACCTCCAAAGGATGAGGCATGGAGCAGGGAATGGGTTAAATGCACCAGAACAGAGCTCATCCTCATCCCTGGCCGATACCAGTACAACCAGTACCCCACCgtgtctctctccctctctcaacGCAGTTTCTGCCGTCTCTTCTAAACTCAACGAGGTGcacacagagaagaaactgaACTTTTCCAACAGGGATTCCCTCTGTAAGTCCTGCATGCTGCCCAGACCCACGGCTTCGTACCCCCCTTCTGCGCTTTCCCTAAGCTGGCACCTGCACAGACAGGGCTCCAGGAGGGCTGGGTGGTCCAGCGGGGTCTGCTCTCCTGCCTTCTGACAAGTCTTTTTTCcattggaaataaaaatccacCTTGTAGTAGAGGCATCTTTTAGGTGCTTTTGTGGGAACCCAATATACAGCTGCAGGATTGTGCCCATACCAGTTTGGCACTGGAGCACTGCTGGGAAATCCCTCCTGACTGCCCCCCATCCTTCTTCCCCCAGTGTTTCCCTGCGGACCTGAAGCCAGGGAGTGGGAATACTTCGATGGCAAATGCTACTACTTCTCCATAGACAGAATGAGCTGGTACAAGGCAAAGACCCAGTGCGAGGAGATGCACTCGCGCCTGGCCATCATTAACAGCTTCGCCAAGCAGGTAAAGACCCCAGCAGCCACCAGTTAGACCCAGCTCCTGTCTGCATCCTTTGCTCCGTGCCCCACGGCCCCAACTTTGGGATGCCGGAGCGTCCCAGAGCCTGCTGTTGTCCtcggcagcagccagcagagagcaggcagaACTCGCGCTGCCTGCCCGCCAGCCCGGGCTCCGCAGCTCTGCGGGATGCTCTGGTCCCCATCCCGCTCCTCCGCGACCCCAAGGAGCAGCCAAGCGCAGGGCTCGGCTGTGCCCCGAGCCCGCTCGCTCCCGGAGCCCTTTCCTGGCGCTTTCCCTCCTGATCCCTCTCCCCGCTGCAGAATTTTGTCATGTTCAGGACAAGGAATGAGCGCTTCTGGATTGGGCTGACGGACGGGAACTCGGAAGGGGAGTGGGAATGGATCGACGGGACCGACTACAAGAGCACGTTCACGTGAGTGCCAGCCTGCCCCGCTGGGCACCCCAAAACCGCAGCCTGCTGGCGCACCCCTGTTTCACATCAGGTCTAACACAGTAGCAGAGCCAAGCACAGCATCTAAAGGCGCCCAAAATCATCCAAAATCATCCAAGACAGGCGTAGCTAGTCCCCACCCCACGCTCCCTGCATTTCCCTCACCCAGTTTGATGTTTCTCTGCCCAGATTCTGGAAGGAGGGCGAGCCCAACAACAGCGGCAACAACGAGGACTGCGCCCACGTCTGGACCTCTGGGCAGTGGAACGACGTCTACTGCACCTTCGAGTGCTACTACCTCTGCGAAAAGCCTGTGCCCAACTGAGCGGTGCCGAGCAAAGCGGCGTGCCGGTGCCCTGGCACCccaaatgtttcctttctcttcttaatTTATACTATCCTGCCCGTTTCCTGCCGGTTCCTCTCGACCGCCCTGTCCTGCTGGGGACGGGGTTGGACTTCCATGGTCCTAAGCAGGAATCCAGCTTCTCCATGGGGAGCTCGGCCGAATAAAGGAGGATTATTGCTCTGGAGCAATGGTTAACGTGGCCTCTCTGCTCTGGGGAGGCCGAGctggggcggcggcgggcacaAAGGGGATGCAGGGTGCGGGTCAAGAGCTGTGTCTGGGGAGTTGGTGCCAGCTCAGTTTTCctatcaggggaaaaaaaaaaatatcgtCATTTTGGgaacttttctttgtttttttttgttttttttttttataatttggATACCACTTTGCAAAACTGCCCGGCCCCCGCTTGGCATCGGCTGAGCCCAGCTTTGCGCTGTGCCAagaggggctgctggcaccaAAGGGtgggcgccccccccccgccatggaGCCCCCCCGCCATAGCGCCCCCCCCATaaggacacccccccccccataggGAC
Encoded here:
- the LOC121062463 gene encoding hepatic lectin-like: MDEEHLHDDLHIFKGEPFFTSLVFYFKDRSFFQQKLRSFLTIYLLLALSFLLMITLFAVSLSRVSAVSSKLNEVHTEKKLNFSNRDSLLFPCGPEAREWEYFDGKCYYFSIDRMSWYKAKTQCEEMHSRLAIINSFAKQNFVMFRTRNERFWIGLTDGNSEGEWEWIDGTDYKSTFTFWKEGEPNNSGNNEDCAHVWTSGQWNDVYCTFECYYLCEKPVPN
- the FBXL12 gene encoding F-box/LRR-repeat protein 12, encoding MAARKMAAKMAPKMAAEVPDSVLLRVLALLPLRDRLRAARVCRRWRQLVQDRVLWADVDLSPHKLSSKILWQLVRHRLGDSLRTLRVRGALLAGGRERLLTPALLAALAKRCPRLTRLCLAEADLRPLPYESFPDSITVLELSCCEIPAAWFCGSEAQALPRLQHLVVHKVPAFSNQHLLNISSRNRLKTLTLSGTYRVTDAGIQSAAPHLEELQRLVLRHCVVTDSALHFIGRHMKHLRFLEISSAYSLTNMGLACLAALKCLEMLHLDHCDKFSPDAIAALCRALPQLRNLKLDGADFGDEAMGKIQASLPNCSFSHTL
- the UBL5 gene encoding ubiquitin-like protein 5, with amino-acid sequence MIEVVCNDRLGKKVRVKCNTEDSIRDLKKLIAAQTGTRWDKIVLKKWYTIFKDHVTLGDYEIHDGMNLELYYQ